A DNA window from Comamonas fluminis contains the following coding sequences:
- the brnQ gene encoding branched-chain amino acid transport system II carrier protein: protein MHMTTLKTRDILALGFMTFALFLGAGNIIFPPMVGMAAGQNLLGASTGFLLTGVGLPLLGVVALARVGGGLDTLTRPIGRTAGLILAIAIYLTIGPFFATPRTATVSFEMGLAPFVGNTPAMLLVFTIVYFVLVALLSLFPGKLMDNVGKIITPVLILALAVLGGSAFLAPAGGYSVSTEAYATQGAAFAEGFLQGYQTMDALASLIFGLVIVNAIKAAGVTDGKLHTRYCIYAGIIAATCLGLVYVSLMYLGATNSQLAANATTGVQILTAFVQQTFGPAGLWLLAVVIMLACLTTGIGLITASASFFSELTGLSYRGMVIGLSVFSAAVANQGLAQLIAVAVPVLVGLYPLAITLIALSLLHRWNRPERVYRPVMLVALVLGLFDAAKAAKLDALVPDWLNHLPGAAMGMGWTTPVLGMLIVCGVLDLMSSASSKTAIKQA from the coding sequence ATGCATATGACAACACTCAAGACGCGGGACATTCTTGCCCTCGGCTTCATGACCTTTGCCCTGTTTCTGGGCGCAGGCAACATCATCTTTCCTCCCATGGTGGGCATGGCTGCAGGCCAGAACCTGCTGGGCGCATCCACCGGCTTTTTGCTGACCGGCGTCGGCCTGCCATTGCTGGGCGTGGTCGCGCTGGCGCGCGTGGGTGGCGGTCTGGATACATTGACCCGCCCCATCGGCCGCACCGCGGGCCTGATTCTGGCCATTGCCATCTATCTGACCATCGGCCCCTTCTTCGCCACCCCACGCACTGCCACGGTTTCGTTTGAGATGGGTCTGGCCCCATTTGTGGGCAACACGCCCGCCATGCTGCTGGTCTTCACCATCGTGTATTTTGTGCTGGTGGCGCTGCTGTCGCTGTTCCCCGGCAAGCTCATGGACAACGTGGGCAAGATCATCACCCCCGTGCTGATTCTGGCGCTGGCAGTGCTGGGCGGCTCGGCCTTTCTGGCGCCTGCTGGCGGCTACAGCGTCAGCACCGAAGCCTATGCTACGCAGGGCGCGGCCTTTGCCGAAGGCTTTTTGCAGGGCTACCAGACCATGGATGCACTGGCTTCGCTGATCTTCGGTCTGGTCATCGTCAACGCCATCAAGGCCGCAGGCGTGACCGACGGCAAGCTGCACACCCGCTACTGCATCTACGCCGGCATCATTGCCGCCACCTGCCTGGGTCTGGTCTATGTCTCGCTGATGTATCTGGGCGCCACCAATAGCCAGCTGGCCGCCAACGCCACCACCGGCGTGCAGATTCTCACGGCCTTTGTGCAGCAGACATTTGGCCCAGCCGGCCTGTGGCTGCTGGCCGTGGTCATCATGCTGGCCTGCCTGACCACGGGCATTGGCCTGATTACCGCCAGTGCTTCCTTTTTCAGCGAGCTGACCGGCCTCTCCTATCGCGGAATGGTGATTGGCCTGTCCGTCTTCAGCGCAGCCGTGGCCAACCAGGGTCTGGCACAGCTGATCGCCGTGGCCGTGCCCGTGCTGGTGGGCCTGTACCCACTGGCCATCACCCTAATTGCGCTGAGCCTGCTGCACCGCTGGAACCGCCCCGAGCGCGTGTACCGCCCCGTCATGCTGGTGGCGCTGGTGCTGGGCCTGTTTGATGCCGCCAAGGCCGCCAAGCTGGATGCCCTGGTGCCCGACTGGCTGAACCACCTTCCCGGCGCTGCGATGGGCATGGGCTGGACAACGCCTGTGCTGGGCATGCTGATTGTGTGCGGCGTTCTGGACCTGATGAGCAGCGCCAGCAGCAAGACCGCCATCAAGCAAGCTTGA